Part of the Sphingopyxis sp. 113P3 genome, GTCCGCCGGTCAGGTCCATGCTGCCGCCGCCGCGCGCCGTCTGGCGCGGTGGCACCGGCCCCGCCGGGGGGTCGGCCGCGGCTGCAACGGGTGGGGCAGGCTGGCCCGCGATCACCCCAGCCGCGCCAGCGCGGCGGTCAGACGGTCGGCTTCGGCCGTCTTGGCTGAATGATCAGCGCGCGCCTTTTCTACCGCTTCGGGCTTGGCCCGTTCGATGAAGCTTGCATTGCCGAGGCGTCCGGCGAGGCTGTCGCGCTCCTTCACCGCCGCGGCGAGCGCCTTGGTCAGCCGTTCGCGTTCGGCGGCAATGTCGATCACGCCTTCGAGCGGGATGGTGATCGTCTCGCCCTCGACGACGAGCTGCGCCGAGGCTCCGGCCGGCGCGGGATCGAAGCGGATCGCCTCGAGGCGCGCGAGGCGGTCGAGCTGCGCTGCGAGCCTCTCGGTGCGGGCCTTGAGCGAGGCTGGGAAATGCCCGGTCAGCCGCGCCCCCGGCGGAAGGCCAAGTTCGGCCTTTGCACCGCGCAGCTCGCGCACCAGCTTGATGAGCCAGTCGATATCGGCGCTGGCTTCGGCGTCGCGCGCGGCGCTTGGCGCGGGCCATTTCGCGGTAATCAGGGGATAATTTTCCCGGTCGCCAAGACCGGTCCACAGCTCTTCGGTGATGAAGGGCATGAAGGGATGGAGCATGACGAGGATCTGGTCGAGGACCCAGCCTGCAGTGGCCCTCGTCTCGTCATCGATCGCGCCCTTGATCAGCTCCAGATACCAGTCGCAGAACCGGTCCCAGGCAAAGCTGTAGACAGCATTGGCTGCATCATCGAAGCGATACGCGGCAAAGGCGCGTTCCATCTCGGCCACCGTGTCTGCAACCTCGCTGATGATCCAGCGGTTGACCGGCAGGCTCGCCGCCGGCGCCTCGAGGCTCGTCGATGCCGAAATGCCATTGGCTTCGCAAAAGCGCGCGGCATTCCAGAGCTTGGTTGCAAAATTGCGATAGCCTGCCAGACGCGCGTCATCCATCTTGATGTCACGGCCCTGGCTTTCCATCGCCGCCATGAAGAAGCGCAGCGCATCGGCGCCATATTGGTCGATGAGCCCGAGCGGGTCGACGACATTGCCCTTCGACTTCGACATTTTCTGGCCATCGGGCGCGCGCACGAGGCCGTGGAGGTAGAGCGTCTTCCACGGCACCTCGCCCATGAAGTGCATGCCCTGCATCGCCATGCGCGCATCCCAGAAGAAGAGGATGTCGAAACCCGAGACGAGTACGTCGTTCGGGTAATGGCGGCGGAGCATCTCGGTATCCTCGGGCCAGCCAAGGGTCGCAAAGGGCCAGAGCGCCGAAGAGAACCAGGTATCGAGAACGTCGGGGTCGCGCTCGAGCTTCACCCCCGCACCGGCCTCGGCCTGCGCTTCCTCTTCGCTCTCGGCGACGAAGATATGGCCCTCGCCATCGAACCACGCCGGAATCCGGTGTCCCCACCAGAGCTGGCGCGAGACGCACCAGGGCTGGATATTCTCCATCCAGTTGAAGAAGGTCTTTTCCCAGCTCTTGGGCACGATGGTGATGCGCCCGTCGCGCACGGCCTCGATCGGCGCCTGCGCGAGTTTTTCGGCATCGACATACCATTGATCGGTGAGCCAGGGCTCGATCACCACGCCGCCGCGGTCGCCAAAGGGGGTCTGGATCGTGCGCGGTTCAGCGTCATGTTCATTGCCCTCCTTGTCGACGTGCGGGATGAGGAAGCCCAATTCCTTCATCTGCCTGACGACAAGTTCGCGCGCGCCATCGGTGCCGTCGCGGCGGAAACGGTGGAGGCCGAGATATTCCTCGGGAATGAGCCCGTCGCTCGTCTGGATCACATTCGCGTCACCGTCGAACATGTTGAGCATCTCGCCGGGCTTCATTCCCGCACGCTTGCCGACCTCGAAGTCGTTGAAATCATGCCCCGGCGTAATCTTCACCGCGCCGCTCCCGAGTTCGGGGTCGGCATGCTCGTCGGCGACCACCTTGAAGCGCCGGCCGGTGATCGGCTGGAGGATCTCCTTGCCGATCACGCTCTTGTAGCGTTTATCGTCGGGGTGCACCGCGACCGCCATGTCCGCGAGCATCGTCTCGGGGCGCGTTGTCGCAACCTCGATATAGTCGCGCCCGTCGTCGAGCGTGACGCCGTCGGCCAGCGGATATTTGAAGTGCCAGAATCGGCCCTCGACCTCGTGGTTTTCAACCTCGAGGTCCGAGATCGCGGTCTTGAGCTTGGGGTCCCAGTTCACGAGCCGCTTGTCGCGGTAGATCAGCCCCTGGCGGTACAGGTCCACGAAGACCTTGGCGACCGCGCGGTTCAGCCCTTCGTCCATCGTGAAGCGCTCGTTCGCCCAGTCCATCGAGCAGCCGAGGCGGCGAAGCTGGCCGGTAATCTGGCCGCCGCTTTCCGCTTTCCACTGCCAGACCTTCTCGACAAATTCCTCGCGCGTATAGTTGGTGCGCTTGTCTTGCCGCTCCTCCATCTGGCGCTCGACGACCATCTGGGTCGCGATGCCGGCATGGTCCATGCCGACCACCCAGAGCGCATCCTTGCCGCGCAGCCGCTCGTAGCGGATGAGCACGTCCTGCAGCGTATTGTCGAGCGCGTGGCCAATGTGCAGCGCGCCAGTCACATTCGGCGGCGGATTGACGATCGTGAAGGGTTCGGCATCGGGGCGCGCCGGGCGATAAAGCCCGCGGTTTTCCCATTCATGGGCCCATTTCGCCTCGATTGCGGCGGGATCGAAGGTTTTTTCCATCGGCATAGCCGAGCGCCTTTGCCAGCCATGGTGCGGCGCGGCAAGGGGGTAGCCGCATCGCTCGACGTTCCATCGAAGAAAGCGGGGAGCTCCCCGCGAGCAGAGGCTCGCGGGGGGCTTCCCGACGCCGCTCGGTGCAAAGAGTTCAGGCGAGAGTGCGCTACTTCTTCAAATAGCTTCCCAGCCAGTTAAACACAGTCTGGTGCCACTGAACGCTGTTCGCGCCCTTCAGCACCCAGTGATTTTCGTCGGGGAAGACGAGCAGCTGCGAGGGAATGCCGCGGCGCTGGAGCGCGGTGAAGGCGGCGATGCCTTGCGTATAGGGAATGCGGAAATCCTTCTCGCTGGTGATGACCAGCATCGGCGTTTTCCACTTGGCGACGTGGTTTACCGGGTTCCATTTTTCGAACTCTTCGGGAACCTCGAAATAGGCGCCGCCATGCTCCCATTCGTCGAACCACAGCTCTTCGGTCTCATAGGCCATGGCGCGCGCATCGAAGACGCCGTCGTGCTGGACGAGACATTTGAAGCCATCGGTCCACTGGCCTGCGATCCAGTTCATCATATAGCCGCCGTAGGAGGCCCCGAGCGCGCAGGCGTTGGCGATGTCGAGCTGCGCATCCTGCTTGCCGGCCGCAGCGAGGCCGAGCTTCAAATCCTCGAGCGGCTTGCCGCCCCAATCCTTGTTGATGCTGTCGGTGAAGGCCTGGCCGTATCCTGTCGATCCGTGAAAATCGACGGTGACGACGCCGTAGCCTTGCTGGGCGAAGAGGCGCGGATTCCAGCGCGTCGACCAGCTGTTGCCGAAACTCGACTGCGGGCCGCCGTGGACGATGAAGGCAACGGGCAGCTTCGCGGCGGCGTCTTGGGGCTTGAGGATCATGCCCCAGACCTTGTCGCCATTCGCGCCTGAGAACTCCATGCGCTCGATCTTGACCGGGTCGAAGGCTGCGAGGCTCTCGGCATTGACGGCAGTGATCTGCGCGACCTTGCCCCTGGCGTCGCGGACATAGACGTCGGTCGGCAGCAGCGCGGTGTTGCGCGTGTAAAGAAGGTCGCCCCCCGCGAGCGGGGTCACATCGCTGATATTGCCATCATGGGTCTCGTTTGAAGCCTTCAGCCGCTCGACCTTGCCGCTCGCAACGTCGACGCGGAAGACGGGGTGATCGAGCACGTCTTGCGCGGTGACGTAAAGCGCCTTGCCGTCCGGCGCCCAGGCAATCGAGGCGACCGAGCGATCCCATGCATCGGTGAGCTTGCGCGTCTCGCCATTTGCAAGATCGCGCAGCATCAACACCTGCCGGTCGGCTTCATAGCCAGGGCGCTCCATCGCCGCATAGGCGAGCCACTTGCCGTCGGGCGAGGGTGCTGGAAGCGTGTCGGTCGCCTGATTGGCTTCGGTAAGATTGATCGGGGCGATACGCGCGTCGACCTTCGCCTGATAAATGTCGAGATTGGTCGAGCGCGGTTCGTCGCGGTCGGCCTTGCGCAGGGTGAAATAGACAGTCCGGCTGTCGGTTCCCCAGGCAAGTTCCTCGCCGCCGCCAAAGGGCTTGGAGGGGGTATCGCCGACCAGGCCGCCGTCGATTGCGCGAGCGGCGGTCGCCTTGCCGTCGACGAGATCGAAGACAAAGGGGCGGCTGTAGGTGCCCGGCGTTTCCCACTGGTCCCAATGGCGCACGAAACCCGCGCCGTCCTTGTAGAGGCGGCCGCTGCCGGGGCCGACGAGCGCGCCCTTGTCCTTGGCATCGCAGCCAAAGCTCGTGCATTCCTTGGCGATATCGCCCCAGGCGAGGAGGCGGGTTCCGTCCGGCGACAGCTTGAAACCCGCGACATCGGCCTTCTCGTTCGTGACCTGCGTTGCCTCGGCTGTCGGGGCGGCAGGATCGATGCGCCACACCTGACTGCTGCCCGACGCGTCGGAGATGAAGAAGAGCGTGCCATCCGGGTGGAAGGCGGGCGAGGTTTCATTTTTCCCCGGCACGTCGGCGAGGCGGACGGGCTTTGCGGCCTTTGCCTTACGGTCGACAAGCCAGAGGCCCGTCGAGCGCTTGTAGCTGCCCTCTTCGGTTTCGGTCATCTGGAAGGCAACCCAGCGGCCATCGGGGGAGGCGGTGGGTGCTGCGACGCGCTTCAGCGTCGCAAGATCGACCTCGGTCATCGGCCGGGCGAGGGAGGGCGTGGCGCACAGGGCGGCGGCGAGCGCGATCGCGCTAGGGAGGAGATGGTTTCGCATGAAAACGGTTTAGCCGAGAAGACGAAGCGTTCAAGGGGCGATCACAGGCGAGTGATAATGGCGCGGTCTGCCGCCAAGCTTTGCCGAACCAGCTCCGCCTCTTCCGTCGCAAGTGCGCGGACCGTGCCGACAAGATAGATCGCGTTGGAACAGGGCGGGCCGCAGGGTGCAAGACCGAAGGCCGCGCAGGCGTCGGCAGGTGCAATCGTTGCGCCCCGTCCCGCTGCCACGCTGGCAAGCGCCTCCTCCAGTTCGTCGAAATGATCGTGGCGGGGAAGGTTCGGCGGTTGTCCGCCGAGCGCCTCGGCGAACCATCGGGCGAAGACATATTCATATTCGTCGTAGGTGACAAAGCGAAAGGACCCGTCTTGCACCGCGGCCACAGGGTCGGCGCCGTCAGCGCCCACGAGGACAAGTTCTTCGCTGGCGACAATCCTTGCCTCGAAGGTTGCGGCGACGACGGGGCGATAGGTGACAGCCAGATCGATCTCGCCTTGGGTGAGCGCGCCGATCAGCGCATCGTGACGATCGGTGCGCAGGAGCAGCGACTGCGTTGATGCGAGCCGCGGCAGCAGGGCGGGCACGAGCCGATACCGTCCAAATCCCGTTACCGCGCCGAGCCGGAGCGGCGGCGGCGCCTCGGCCGGGTCGCTCGCGCTGGCGCACGCGCGATCGATATCGCCGAGCGCGCGGCCGATCGCATCGAACATGGTCCGGCCCTTGTGCGTAAGCCGGATAGAGCGGCCGACGCGCTCCGTGAGCGCGGCCCCGACCTCGCGCTCGAACCGGCGCAGGTCTGCGTGGACGGCGGGCGGCGATTTGCCGAGCCGCTCGCCTGCCGCCGAGATGCCGCCGGCAACTCCCACCGCGTGGAAGACCATCGCCCGGCGAAGCATGTTTCCGTTCATTCTTCACCTCAGATGAATTAAATATAGGAAATTTCCAAATTATCGAATGATATTTTCCTTCCTACACCTGCTCGCGAAAGGAGAGACGGGCATGAGAGGATTGAAAGCGGCCACGGCGCTTGCAGCAGCGGTGCTCACCGCCCCCGCCTCAGCAAGGGCGCCGGTCACGCAGAACGAGGGTATCGCGCAATTCTACAGCTACCGCCTTGCAGACCGCGCTGCGTTCGAGGCGGGCTACCGCGAACATCTTGGCTGGCATGCCCGTAATGGCGATCCCCTCGTGTGGTACGCCTGGACGGTCCAGACGGGTCCGCGCCGCGGCCTGTTCATCGACGCGACGGCTGGTACCAGCTTTACCGCTCTCGACCGGCGCGTGAAGCCCGCCGAGGATGGCGCGGACTTTCGCCGGACGGCCGCGCCCCATGCGGTGGCTCTCGACGTGGAAACATGGGAGCTGTGAGCGGGCGTATCGACGGCGACGCCGCTGGAGGACAAGCGTCCCAGCGCCATCGTCGATGTCTTCCGGGTCGACGTATCGCCCGGCGATACAGCGGCATTCGAAAGGGCCATGACGGCCCTTGCCACGCCGAGCAGGCAAGCGGGCGTGCGACTGAGCTGGTACCGGCGACTGCGCGGCGGGGACGGACCAGCCTATGTCGCCATGCTGGCGCGCGAGGATTGGGCCGGGCTCGGGGCGGCGGGCGGAACATTTGCGGCCATGCTGACGCGCGTCTACGGCGCGACCGACGGCGAGGTGGAGGAGGTGCTCGGCGCGGTTTCGGGGCTTGGCGTCGAGAGCTGGACCTACGAACCGAGGCTTTCGCTGATCCCCGGGACGCCGCTTGCTCCTTGAAGGTCAGCGAACGATCGCGCCGCCCTTCATCACATGGTCGATCTTTTCAAGGACGGTGATGTCGGCGAGCGGATCGGCCTCGACCGCCACCAAATCCGCATAGCGCCCGGGCAGAATCGCTCCCACGTCGCTGCGGCCCATTTCCTCGGCGGCTCGGGCGGTTGCCGCCTCGATCGCCTCCATCGGGCTCATCCCATATTTGACCATGTTGGCGAACTGCCGGGCGTTGAGCCCGTGCGGATAGACGCCGGCGTCGGTGCCGTAGCCAATCTTGACCCCGATCTCGACCGCGCGGCGAAAGGCGGCGCGCTGGGTCTCGGTGGTCTCACGGTTCTTGCGCAGATATTCCTCGGGCCAGCCCTCGCGCGTGCCCTCCTCATCGATATAGGTGCCGTTGTATATGTCCATGACGAGCCAGGTGCCGTGCGCCTTTGCCATCAGGAGCGCTTCTTCATCGGCGAGACTGGCATGTTCAATGCTGTCGACCCCGGCGCGGATCGCATTCTTGATCCCCTCGGCGCCATGCGCATGCGCGGTGACGCGCTTGCCGCGTGCGTGCGCGACCTTCACCACTGCGCGAAGCTCTTCCTCGGTGAGTTCGGGCGCGCCGGGCTCGGTCCCGATCGCGAGCACCGCGCCGGTCGCGATCGTCTTGATGAAGTCGGCGCCGTGGTCGAGGAGAAAGGCGGTTTTGGACGCCGCTTCTGCAGGGGTGTCCGCAACGCCGAGGCGCATGTCGGGGGGCAGCTCCTCGTTCGGGACGACGCCGTTCAATTCGCCGCCGCCTTTGGGCGTGGTGATATAGGCCCCTGCGACCCACATGCGCGGACCCGGCACGTCGCCGCGATCGATCGCATTGCGCAGCGCGACATCGGTGAGCCCGCGATAGGTTCCGACGTCGCGAACGCTCGTGAACCCCGCCTCGAGCGTCACGCGGGCGTTGCGCGCGCCGACCAATGCGGTCTCGGCGGGCGAGGCGTTCATCGGCGCGGCAAGGTCGGCGCTCTGGCCAAGATCGGCGAGGTGCGTGTGAAGGTCAATGAGGCCGGGCAGCACGGTATAATCCGACCAGTCGATCCGCGTCGCTCCTCGAGGCGCCGCTCCGCAGGGTCCCACCGCAGCAATGCGTTCGTCTGCGATGGTGATGCACTGGCCGCTCTGCACCTCGCCCGACACGCCGTCGATGAGTCGTCCTGTCTCGACATAAAGCGTTGCTGCCCAAGCGGGGGCGGCCGCGGCGAGGGCGACCGCGAGCGCGGCGGTCAGATGGACGCGCTGAAGGTGTCGCACTGGCGCGGATCCCCCGTTTGCAGGCCGCGGCGCAGCCAGGTCATGCGCTGCGCGCTCGTCCCGTGGGTGAAGCTTTCGGGCACCGGCCTCTGGCCCGCCGAGCGCATCAGCGTGTCGTCGCCGATCGCATTGGCGGCCGTCATGGCCTCCTCCATGTCGCCCGCTTCCATGACGCTCTGGCCATCGCGCGTGCGCGCGCGCGCGGCCCACACGCCGGCGTAGCAGTCGGCCTGAAGCTCCATACGGACCTGGAGCGCGTTGCCCTCGGCCTGCGAGGCGCGCTGCTGGCGCTGGCGGACCTGGTCTGAAATGCCGGTGATCGTCTGGATATGATGGCCGACCTCATGCGCGACGACGTAAGCCTGCGCGGCATCGCCGGCGGCACCGAAGCGCTGTGCGAGCTCATTGAAGAAGGCGGTGTCGAGATAGACGCCCTGATCGGCGGGGCAATAGAATGGGCCCATTGCAGCCTGCGCGGCTCCGCAGCCCGACTGGTTCTGATCGGTGAAGAAATTGAGCGTCGGCTTTCTGTAGCCGTTGATGACGCTGCCCCAAACCTGATGCGTCGAACCGAAGACATTGCACGCGAATCTTTCCGCCTCGGTGTCGCAGGCGACATTGGCGCCGCTGCGGCTGTCGGCCATCGGATCGGCCGTGCCGCCGCCGGTGCTGAGCATGTTCGCGCCGGGTCCCAAGAAGACAAAGGCGAGGACGCCGAGGAGGATGATGGTCCCGCAGCCCATCTTGCGCCCAAGCAGCATCGGGAGCAGCCCGAAGAGAAGGCCGCCCATGCCGCCGCCGCCGCCACCGAACCCGCCGCCGCCGCGGCCGAGGTCGCGGATGTCGTCGCCGGGATCATAATCGTCGAGGCGCATGGGAATTCTCCAGCCGGTTGCCGTGTCTTGCGCCCGTTGTGGCAGCAGCGCGGGCCCTTGGGAAGAGGCTTAAGGGCGGGCTTGCAAAGCCAGTCCCCGCGGTTCACCTAGCGGGAGTTCCGCGCGCGCCCCTCACGATCTCCCCTTGGCAAAGAAAGGACAAGCTGTGCATCTTAAAGGCAAGACCGCTCTCGTGACCGGATCGACCTCGGGCATCGGGCTCGGCATCGCGAAGGCGCTCGCCGCGCACGGCGCCAACATCATCATCAACGGTTTTGGCGATGCCGATGCCATCGAGGCCGAGCGCAAGGCGCTCGAGGGGCTGAACGGCGCCAAGGCCGCCTATGACGGCGCTGATCTCACAAAGCCCGCGGCGATCGAGGCGATGTTTGCGCGCGCCGAGGCGGACATGGGCGGGGTCGATATTCTGGTGAATAATGCCGGCACGCAGTTCGTGTCGCCGATCGAGGATTTCCCGGCCGAGAAATGGGACCTCATTCTTGCGCTCAACCTCTCGTCGGCGTTCCACGCGATCCGCCTTGCCGTGCCGGGGATGCGAAAGAAGAAATGGGGGCGGATCATCGGGACCGCCTCGGCGCATTCGCTGGTCGCCTCACCTTTCAAATCGGCCTATGTCGCCGCAAAGCATGGACTTGCCGGGCTCACCAAGACGGTGGCGCTCGAGGTCGCAGACGCGGGGATCACGGTCAATTGCATCAGCCCCGGCTATGTCTGGACCCCGCTCGTTGAAAATCAGATCCCCGATACGATGAGGGCGCGCGGGCTGACGCGCGAGCAGGTGATCAACGACGTGCTGCTCGCGGGCCAGCCCACCAAGCAGTTCGTGACCGTCGAGCAGGTCGCAGCGCTCGCGGCCTTCCTCACCCGCGACGAGGCCGCCAATATTACCGGCGCCAACCTCAGCGTCGATGGCGGCTGGACCGCCGCCTGATGGGATAAGAGCCCGCCCCTTGAGGATTTTTTCCCCTTTCCCTAAGCATGGGCGGGGACCAGACCAGGAGAGG contains:
- a CDS encoding 3-hydroxybutyrate dehydrogenase, whose product is MHLKGKTALVTGSTSGIGLGIAKALAAHGANIIINGFGDADAIEAERKALEGLNGAKAAYDGADLTKPAAIEAMFARAEADMGGVDILVNNAGTQFVSPIEDFPAEKWDLILALNLSSAFHAIRLAVPGMRKKKWGRIIGTASAHSLVASPFKSAYVAAKHGLAGLTKTVALEVADAGITVNCISPGYVWTPLVENQIPDTMRARGLTREQVINDVLLAGQPTKQFVTVEQVAALAAFLTRDEAANITGANLSVDGGWTAA
- a CDS encoding valine--tRNA ligase codes for the protein MPMEKTFDPAAIEAKWAHEWENRGLYRPARPDAEPFTIVNPPPNVTGALHIGHALDNTLQDVLIRYERLRGKDALWVVGMDHAGIATQMVVERQMEERQDKRTNYTREEFVEKVWQWKAESGGQITGQLRRLGCSMDWANERFTMDEGLNRAVAKVFVDLYRQGLIYRDKRLVNWDPKLKTAISDLEVENHEVEGRFWHFKYPLADGVTLDDGRDYIEVATTRPETMLADMAVAVHPDDKRYKSVIGKEILQPITGRRFKVVADEHADPELGSGAVKITPGHDFNDFEVGKRAGMKPGEMLNMFDGDANVIQTSDGLIPEEYLGLHRFRRDGTDGARELVVRQMKELGFLIPHVDKEGNEHDAEPRTIQTPFGDRGGVVIEPWLTDQWYVDAEKLAQAPIEAVRDGRITIVPKSWEKTFFNWMENIQPWCVSRQLWWGHRIPAWFDGEGHIFVAESEEEAQAEAGAGVKLERDPDVLDTWFSSALWPFATLGWPEDTEMLRRHYPNDVLVSGFDILFFWDARMAMQGMHFMGEVPWKTLYLHGLVRAPDGQKMSKSKGNVVDPLGLIDQYGADALRFFMAAMESQGRDIKMDDARLAGYRNFATKLWNAARFCEANGISASTSLEAPAASLPVNRWIISEVADTVAEMERAFAAYRFDDAANAVYSFAWDRFCDWYLELIKGAIDDETRATAGWVLDQILVMLHPFMPFITEELWTGLGDRENYPLITAKWPAPSAARDAEASADIDWLIKLVRELRGAKAELGLPPGARLTGHFPASLKARTERLAAQLDRLARLEAIRFDPAPAGASAQLVVEGETITIPLEGVIDIAAERERLTKALAAAVKERDSLAGRLGNASFIERAKPEAVEKARADHSAKTAEADRLTAALARLG
- a CDS encoding LysR family transcriptional regulator, with translation MNGNMLRRAMVFHAVGVAGGISAAGERLGKSPPAVHADLRRFEREVGAALTERVGRSIRLTHKGRTMFDAIGRALGDIDRACASASDPAEAPPPLRLGAVTGFGRYRLVPALLPRLASTQSLLLRTDRHDALIGALTQGEIDLAVTYRPVVAATFEARIVASEELVLVGADGADPVAAVQDGSFRFVTYDEYEYVFARWFAEALGGQPPNLPRHDHFDELEEALASVAAGRGATIAPADACAAFGLAPCGPPCSNAIYLVGTVRALATEEAELVRQSLAADRAIITRL
- a CDS encoding Xaa-Pro dipeptidase is translated as MRHLQRVHLTAALAVALAAAAPAWAATLYVETGRLIDGVSGEVQSGQCITIADERIAAVGPCGAAPRGATRIDWSDYTVLPGLIDLHTHLADLGQSADLAAPMNASPAETALVGARNARVTLEAGFTSVRDVGTYRGLTDVALRNAIDRGDVPGPRMWVAGAYITTPKGGGELNGVVPNEELPPDMRLGVADTPAEAASKTAFLLDHGADFIKTIATGAVLAIGTEPGAPELTEEELRAVVKVAHARGKRVTAHAHGAEGIKNAIRAGVDSIEHASLADEEALLMAKAHGTWLVMDIYNGTYIDEEGTREGWPEEYLRKNRETTETQRAAFRRAVEIGVKIGYGTDAGVYPHGLNARQFANMVKYGMSPMEAIEAATARAAEEMGRSDVGAILPGRYADLVAVEADPLADITVLEKIDHVMKGGAIVR
- the ypfJ gene encoding KPN_02809 family neutral zinc metallopeptidase encodes the protein MRLDDYDPGDDIRDLGRGGGGFGGGGGGMGGLLFGLLPMLLGRKMGCGTIILLGVLAFVFLGPGANMLSTGGGTADPMADSRSGANVACDTEAERFACNVFGSTHQVWGSVINGYRKPTLNFFTDQNQSGCGAAQAAMGPFYCPADQGVYLDTAFFNELAQRFGAAGDAAQAYVVAHEVGHHIQTITGISDQVRQRQQRASQAEGNALQVRMELQADCYAGVWAARARTRDGQSVMEAGDMEEAMTAANAIGDDTLMRSAGQRPVPESFTHGTSAQRMTWLRRGLQTGDPRQCDTFSASI
- a CDS encoding S9 family peptidase — protein: MRNHLLPSAIALAAALCATPSLARPMTEVDLATLKRVAAPTASPDGRWVAFQMTETEEGSYKRSTGLWLVDRKAKAAKPVRLADVPGKNETSPAFHPDGTLFFISDASGSSQVWRIDPAAPTAEATQVTNEKADVAGFKLSPDGTRLLAWGDIAKECTSFGCDAKDKGALVGPGSGRLYKDGAGFVRHWDQWETPGTYSRPFVFDLVDGKATAARAIDGGLVGDTPSKPFGGGEELAWGTDSRTVYFTLRKADRDEPRSTNLDIYQAKVDARIAPINLTEANQATDTLPAPSPDGKWLAYAAMERPGYEADRQVLMLRDLANGETRKLTDAWDRSVASIAWAPDGKALYVTAQDVLDHPVFRVDVASGKVERLKASNETHDGNISDVTPLAGGDLLYTRNTALLPTDVYVRDARGKVAQITAVNAESLAAFDPVKIERMEFSGANGDKVWGMILKPQDAAAKLPVAFIVHGGPQSSFGNSWSTRWNPRLFAQQGYGVVTVDFHGSTGYGQAFTDSINKDWGGKPLEDLKLGLAAAGKQDAQLDIANACALGASYGGYMMNWIAGQWTDGFKCLVQHDGVFDARAMAYETEELWFDEWEHGGAYFEVPEEFEKWNPVNHVAKWKTPMLVITSEKDFRIPYTQGIAAFTALQRRGIPSQLLVFPDENHWVLKGANSVQWHQTVFNWLGSYLKK